One part of the Strigops habroptila isolate Jane chromosome 23, bStrHab1.2.pri, whole genome shotgun sequence genome encodes these proteins:
- the CD63 gene encoding CD63 antigen: MAVEGGMKCVKFLVFVFNFIFWVCGVALVAIGIYAQVALDKALAVSAASAAGTPVAILVLGIIIFFISFFGCCGAWKESYCMVTTFAVLLSIIFLVEVAAAIAGYVFKDKVRSVLEDGLWDAMNKYGEDKALTEAVDELQRDFLCCGANNYTDWSSIERFRVNDTVPRSCCRVNSTSCNVHPTAATIYENGCLQSIEAWMKKNILIVAAVALGIAFFEILGIVFACCLMKGIRSGYEVM, encoded by the exons ATGGCGGTCGAGGGCGGGATGAAATGTGTGAAGTTCCTGGTTTTCGTGTTCAACTTCATCTTCTGG GTGTGCGGCGTCGCCCTCGTGGCCATCGGGATCTACGCGCAGGTGGCGCTGGATAAGGCGCTGGCGGTGAGCGCGGCCTCGGCCGCCGGCACCCCCGTGGCCATCCTGGTCCTTGGcatcatcatcttcttcatCTCCTTCTTCGGCTGCTGCGGCGCCTGGAAGGAGAGTTACTGCATGGTCACCACG TTCGCCGTCCTCCTCAGCATCATCTTCCTGGTGGAGGTCGCCGCTGCCATCGCCGGATACGTCTTCAAGGACAAG GTCCGCTCGGTGCTGGAGGACGGGCTCTGGGATGCCATGAACAAGTACGGGGAGGACAAAGCCTTGACGGAGGCGGTGGATGAGCTCCAGAGGGAT ttccTTTGCTGTGGAGCCAACAACTACACGGACTGGAGCAGCATCGAGCGGTTCCGGGTGAACGACACGGTGCCTCGGTCCTGCTGCCGCGTCAACAGCACATCCTGCAACGTGCACCCCACTGCCGCCACCATCTATGAGAAC GGCTGCCTCCAGAGCATCGAAGCCTGGATGAAGAAGAACATCCTCATCGTAGCCGCTGTGGCGCTGGGAATCGCCTTCTTTGAG ATCCTGGGCATCGTCTTCGCCTGCTGCCTCATGAAGGGCATCCGCAGCGGCTATGAGGTCATGTAG
- the GDF11 gene encoding growth/differentiation factor 11 isoform X2, with amino-acid sequence MAPVVLCLLAAAAAAVGTGGGGTTGTGSALEPSCPVCLWRRHSKELRLESIKSQILSKLRLKEAPNITREVVKQLLPKAPPLQQLLDLHDFQGDSLQHDEYLEEDEYHATTETVISMAQETDPVVQIEGNPHCCFFNFSPKVMFTKVVKAQLWVYLRPVQHTSTVYLQILRLKPVTEEGSRHIRIRSLKIDLNSRLGHWQSIDFKHVLQNWFKQPQNNWGIEINAFDPNGNDLAVTSLGPGAEGLHPFMELRVLENNKRSRRNLGLDCDEHSTESRCCRYPLTVDFEAFGWDWIIAPKRYKANYCSGQCEYMFMQKYPHTHLVQQANPRGSAGPCCTPTKMSPINMLYFNDKQQIIYGKIPGMVVDRCGCS; translated from the exons ATGGCCCCGGTGGTGCTTTGCCTCttggcggcggcggcggcggcggtgggaACGGGAGGGGGGGGCACTACGGGAACGGGGAGCGCTCTGGAACCCTCCTGCCCGGTGTGCCTGTGGCGGAGGCACAGCAAAGAGCTGCGGCTGGAGAGCATCAAGTCGCAGATCCTGAGCAAGCTGCGGCTGAAGGAAGCGCCCAACATCACCCGGGAGGTGGtgaagcagctgctgcccaAGGCCCCcccgctccagcagctcctcgACCTCCACGACTTCCAGGGGGACTCGCTGCAGCACGACGAGTACCTGGAGGAGGACGAGTACCACGCCACCACCGAGACCGTCATCAGCATGGCCCAGGAAA cGGACCCCGTGGTGCAGATCGAGGGCAACCCCCATTGCTGCTTCTTCAACTTCAGCCCCAAGGTCATGTTCACGAAGGTGGTGAAGGCGCAGCTGTGGGTGTACCTGCGGCCCGTGCAGCACACCTCCACCGTCTACCTGCAGATCCTCCGCCTGAAGCCAGTGACGGAGGAAGGCAGCCGCCACATCCGCATCCGCTCGCTCAAGATCGACCTCAACTCCCGCCTCGGGCACTGGCAGAGCATCGACTTCAAGCACGTGCTGCAGAACTGGTTCAAGCAGCCGCAGAACAACTGGGGCATCGAGATCAACGCCTTCGACCCGAACGGCAACGACCTGGCCGTCACCTCACTGGGGCCCGGCGCCGAAGGGCTG CACCCCTTCATGGAGCTGCGGGTGCTGGAGAACAACAAGCGCTCGCGCCGCAACCTGGGGCTGGATTGCGACGAGCACTCGACCGAGTCGCGCTGCTGCCGTTACCCCCTGACCGTGGACTTCGAGGCCTTCGGCTGGGACTGGATCATCGCGCCCAAGAGGTACAAAGCCAACTACTGCTCGGGGCAGTGCGAGTACATGTTCATGCAGAAGTACCCGCACACCCACCTCGTGCAACAGGCCAACCCGCGCGGCTCGGCCGGGCCCTGCTGCACCCCCACCAAGATGTCCCCCATCAACATGCTCTACTTCAACGACAAGCAGCAGATCATCTACGGCAAGATCCCGGGCATGGTGGTGGACCGATGCGGATGCTCTTAG
- the INPP1 gene encoding inositol polyphosphate 1-phosphatase isoform X2, with protein sequence MAGLLQALVGASEKAAAIARLCRREQPLFQLLVAEKTGPDRNRRFLQDFKTLADVLIQEVIKHDLGKEFPELLDHIHGEESNEFRSPEGEMVTVRVCATPGDTAALLLAVLAPEREAAELLADAVHRDVALADAALAGVELSILPQDLAIWIDPIDSTNEYIRGCEDVAPIDGVAPAGLCSALVLIGAYDRHTGCPVLGVINEPFFRRDPVTRRWQGQYHWGVAYGDTRLSSLSPPGPSPVPRVVLSRAEAPAVRAVLEPLCGGRLLFAAGAGYKLLCVILGLADIYVLSEGSTFAWDACAPHAILRALGGGIVALAEALRMRRAQSAGTPPELVYNRPIDRVDGAERWANRGGLVAYVDPQHLEAVLAALATVPGL encoded by the exons atGGCTGGGCTGCTCCAGGCCCTGGTGGGTGCCTCAGAGAAGGCAGCGGCCATCGCCCGGCTCTGCCGGCGGGAGCAGCCGCTCTTCCAGCTCCTGGTGGCTGAGAAGACGGGACCCGACCGGAACCGCAGGTTCCTGCAGGACTTCAAGACACTGGCAGACGTCCTCATCCAGGAGGTCATCAAGCATGACCTGGGGAAGGag TTCCCGGAGCTGCTGGACCACATCCACGGCGAAGAGTCCAACGAGTTCAGGAGCCCTGAGG gagagaTGGTGACGGTGCGGGTGTGTGCCACGCCGGGGGACACAGCAgcgctgctgctggcagtgctggcgCCCGAGCGTGAGGCCGCGGAGCTGCTGGCGGACGCTGTGCACCGGGACGTGGCACTGGCAGACGCAGCGCTGGCCGGTGTGGAGCTGAGCATCCTCCCACAGGACCTGGCCATATGGATAGACCCCATCG ACTCCACCAACGAGTACATCCGCGGGTGCGAGGATGTGGCCCCCATCGACGGCGTCGCCCcggcagggctgtgctcagcactggtgctCATCGGCGCCTATGACCGGCATACGGGCTGCCCCGTGCTGGGCGTCATCAACGAGCCCTTCTTCCGTCGGGACCCCGTGACACGCAG GTGGCAGGGCCAGTACCACTGGGGTGTCGCATACGGGGACACACGGCTGAGCTCGCTGAGCCCCCCAGGACCGTCACCGGTGCCGCGCGTGGTGCTGAGCCGTGCTGAGGCGCCGGCGGTGCGGGCGGTGCTGGAGCCGCTCTGCGGCGGGCGCCTGCTCTTCGCTGCCGGTGCCGGGTACAAACTGCTCTGCGTCATCCTGGGCCTGGCGGACATCTACGTGCTCTCGGAGGGCAGCACCTTCGCCTGGGACGCCTGCGCCCCACACGCCATCCTGCGCGCCCTGGGCGGGGGGATCGTGGCCTTGGCGGAGGCCCTGCGGATGCGGCGAGCGCAGAGCGCCGGGACCCCCCCGGAGCTGGTTTACAACCGCCCCATAGATAGGGTGGACGGGGCCGAGCGCTGGGCAAACCGCGGCGGCCTCGTGGCCTATGTGGACCCGCAGCACCTCGAGGCCGTACTGGCTGCGCTGGCCACCGTGCCGGGGCTCTGA
- the GDF11 gene encoding growth/differentiation factor 11 isoform X3, which yields MAPVVLCLLAAAAAAVGTGGGGTTGTGSALEPSCPVCLWRRHSKELRLESIKSQILSKLRLKEAPNITREVVKQLLPKAPPLQQLLDLHDFQGDSLQHDEYLEEDEYHATTETVISMAQETDPVVQIEGNPHCCFFNFSPKVMFTKVVKAQLWVYLRPVQHTSTVYLQILRLKPVTEEGSRHIRIRSLKIDLNSRLGHWQSIDFKHVLQNWFKQPQNNWGIEINAFDPNGNDLAVTSLGPGAEGLHPFMELRVLENNKRSRRNLGLDCDEHSTESRCCRYPLTVDFEAFGWDWIIAPKSRSSTARSRAWWWTDADALRAGAAPPPRAPPAAEPASFLPLSGGGFGGVSFLLFSFRNTKNKR from the exons ATGGCCCCGGTGGTGCTTTGCCTCttggcggcggcggcggcggcggtgggaACGGGAGGGGGGGGCACTACGGGAACGGGGAGCGCTCTGGAACCCTCCTGCCCGGTGTGCCTGTGGCGGAGGCACAGCAAAGAGCTGCGGCTGGAGAGCATCAAGTCGCAGATCCTGAGCAAGCTGCGGCTGAAGGAAGCGCCCAACATCACCCGGGAGGTGGtgaagcagctgctgcccaAGGCCCCcccgctccagcagctcctcgACCTCCACGACTTCCAGGGGGACTCGCTGCAGCACGACGAGTACCTGGAGGAGGACGAGTACCACGCCACCACCGAGACCGTCATCAGCATGGCCCAGGAAA cGGACCCCGTGGTGCAGATCGAGGGCAACCCCCATTGCTGCTTCTTCAACTTCAGCCCCAAGGTCATGTTCACGAAGGTGGTGAAGGCGCAGCTGTGGGTGTACCTGCGGCCCGTGCAGCACACCTCCACCGTCTACCTGCAGATCCTCCGCCTGAAGCCAGTGACGGAGGAAGGCAGCCGCCACATCCGCATCCGCTCGCTCAAGATCGACCTCAACTCCCGCCTCGGGCACTGGCAGAGCATCGACTTCAAGCACGTGCTGCAGAACTGGTTCAAGCAGCCGCAGAACAACTGGGGCATCGAGATCAACGCCTTCGACCCGAACGGCAACGACCTGGCCGTCACCTCACTGGGGCCCGGCGCCGAAGGGCTG CACCCCTTCATGGAGCTGCGGGTGCTGGAGAACAACAAGCGCTCGCGCCGCAACCTGGGGCTGGATTGCGACGAGCACTCGACCGAGTCGCGCTGCTGCCGTTACCCCCTGACCGTGGACTTCGAGGCCTTCGGCTGGGACTGGATCATCGCGCCCAAGAG CAGATCATCTACGGCAAGATCCCGGGCATGGTGGTGGACCGATGCGGATGCTCTTAGAGCCGGTGCtgcgccgccgccccgcgccccccccgccgccgAACCTGCCTCTTTCCTGCCACTTTCggggggagggtttgggggggtttcttttttgctattttcttttcGAAATACAAAGAACAAGCGTTGA
- the BLOC1S1 gene encoding biogenesis of lysosome-related organelles complex 1 subunit 1, which yields MGPYTPLQLPHQPPPAIAAPSGRGGAGHVRVTRRPRSRAAAAMLSRLLKEHQARQSERRELQERRRRDAIAAATRLTEALVDHLNVGVAQAYVNQRKLDHEVKTLQVQAAQFAKQTGQWITMVENFNQALKEIGDVENWARSIEMDMRTIATALEYVYKGQLQPPCS from the exons ATGGGCCCCTACACACCCCTACAGCTCCCGCACCAGCCTCCTCCCGCCATCGCGGCCCCTTCGGGGCGGGGCGGTGCGGGTCACGTGCGGGTCACGCGGCGGCCGCGGTCAcgtgccgccgccgccatgcTGTCCCGGCTGCTGAAGGAGCACCAGGCGCGGCAGAGCGAGCGGCGCGAGCTGCAGG AGCGGCGGCGCAGGGACGCGATCGCGGCCGCCACCCGCCTCACCGAGGCGCTGGTGGATCACCTGAACGTGGG CGTGGCGCAGGCCTATGTGAACCAGCGGAAGCTGGACCACGAGGTGAAGACGCTGCAGGTGCAGGCAGCGCAGTTCGCCAAGCAGACGGGGCAGTGGATCACCATGGTGGAGAACTTCAACCAGGCCCTCAAG GAGATCGGTGATGTGGAGAACTGGGCACGCAGCATCGAGATGGACATGAGGACCATCGCCACCGCGCTGGAGTATGTGTACAaggggcagctccagcccccctGCTCCTga
- the GDF11 gene encoding growth/differentiation factor 11 isoform X1 yields MAPVVLCLLAAAAAAVGTGGGGTTGTGSALEPSCPVCLWRRHSKELRLESIKSQILSKLRLKEAPNITREVVKQLLPKAPPLQQLLDLHDFQGDSLQHDEYLEEDEYHATTETVISMAQETDPVVQIEGNPHCCFFNFSPKVMFTKVVKAQLWVYLRPVQHTSTVYLQILRLKPVTEEGSRHIRIRSLKIDLNSRLGHWQSIDFKHVLQNWFKQPQNNWGIEINAFDPNGNDLAVTSLGPGAEGLHPFMELRVLENNKRSRRNLGLDCDEHSTESRCCRYPLTVDFEAFGWDWIIAPKRPTRAARPGPAAPPPRCPPSTCSTSTTSSRSSTARSRAWWWTDADALRAGAAPPPRAPPAAEPASFLPLSGGGFGGVSFLLFSFRNTKNKR; encoded by the exons ATGGCCCCGGTGGTGCTTTGCCTCttggcggcggcggcggcggcggtgggaACGGGAGGGGGGGGCACTACGGGAACGGGGAGCGCTCTGGAACCCTCCTGCCCGGTGTGCCTGTGGCGGAGGCACAGCAAAGAGCTGCGGCTGGAGAGCATCAAGTCGCAGATCCTGAGCAAGCTGCGGCTGAAGGAAGCGCCCAACATCACCCGGGAGGTGGtgaagcagctgctgcccaAGGCCCCcccgctccagcagctcctcgACCTCCACGACTTCCAGGGGGACTCGCTGCAGCACGACGAGTACCTGGAGGAGGACGAGTACCACGCCACCACCGAGACCGTCATCAGCATGGCCCAGGAAA cGGACCCCGTGGTGCAGATCGAGGGCAACCCCCATTGCTGCTTCTTCAACTTCAGCCCCAAGGTCATGTTCACGAAGGTGGTGAAGGCGCAGCTGTGGGTGTACCTGCGGCCCGTGCAGCACACCTCCACCGTCTACCTGCAGATCCTCCGCCTGAAGCCAGTGACGGAGGAAGGCAGCCGCCACATCCGCATCCGCTCGCTCAAGATCGACCTCAACTCCCGCCTCGGGCACTGGCAGAGCATCGACTTCAAGCACGTGCTGCAGAACTGGTTCAAGCAGCCGCAGAACAACTGGGGCATCGAGATCAACGCCTTCGACCCGAACGGCAACGACCTGGCCGTCACCTCACTGGGGCCCGGCGCCGAAGGGCTG CACCCCTTCATGGAGCTGCGGGTGCTGGAGAACAACAAGCGCTCGCGCCGCAACCTGGGGCTGGATTGCGACGAGCACTCGACCGAGTCGCGCTGCTGCCGTTACCCCCTGACCGTGGACTTCGAGGCCTTCGGCTGGGACTGGATCATCGCGCCCAAGAG GCCAACCCGCGCGGCTCGGCCGGGCCCTGCTGCACCCCCACCAAGATGTCCCCCATCAACATGCTCTACTTCAACGACAAGCAGCAGATCATCTACGGCAAGATCCCGGGCATGGTGGTGGACCGATGCGGATGCTCTTAGAGCCGGTGCtgcgccgccgccccgcgccccccccgccgccgAACCTGCCTCTTTCCTGCCACTTTCggggggagggtttgggggggtttcttttttgctattttcttttcGAAATACAAAGAACAAGCGTTGA
- the INPP1 gene encoding inositol polyphosphate 1-phosphatase isoform X1, whose product MSTSTSSHPHVPISPRPQVPTVSGPYIHVLPPHIPMSPRLHVPILTSRVSTSPHPRPHVRAVASGSGWDRCRQVPTLALLKSQNHWAVAGGPGRRWEVATSPQCHVPSAPCPPAPALAMAGLLQALVGASEKAAAIARLCRREQPLFQLLVAEKTGPDRNRRFLQDFKTLADVLIQEVIKHDLGKEFPELLDHIHGEESNEFRSPEGEMVTVRVCATPGDTAALLLAVLAPEREAAELLADAVHRDVALADAALAGVELSILPQDLAIWIDPIDSTNEYIRGCEDVAPIDGVAPAGLCSALVLIGAYDRHTGCPVLGVINEPFFRRDPVTRRWQGQYHWGVAYGDTRLSSLSPPGPSPVPRVVLSRAEAPAVRAVLEPLCGGRLLFAAGAGYKLLCVILGLADIYVLSEGSTFAWDACAPHAILRALGGGIVALAEALRMRRAQSAGTPPELVYNRPIDRVDGAERWANRGGLVAYVDPQHLEAVLAALATVPGL is encoded by the exons ATGTCCACGTCCACGTCCtcacatccccatgtccctatTTCCCCACGTCCCCAAGTCCCCACAGTCTCTGGTCCCTACATCCATGTCCTCCCCCCCCATATTCCCATGTCTCCACGTCTCCACGTCCCCATCCTCACGTCGCGTGTCTCGACATCCCCACATCCACGTCCCCATGTCCGGGCTGTGGCCTCTGGCAGCGGGTGGGATCGCTGTAGGCAGGTCCCCACCCTGGCGCTGCTCAAATCCCAAAACCACTGGGCTGTGGCGGGGGGGCCAGGCAGGAGGTGGGAGGTGGCCACGTCCCCCCAGTGCCACGTCCCCTCAGCTCCAtgtcccccagccccagccctggccatGGCTGGGCTGCTCCAGGCCCTGGTGGGTGCCTCAGAGAAGGCAGCGGCCATCGCCCGGCTCTGCCGGCGGGAGCAGCCGCTCTTCCAGCTCCTGGTGGCTGAGAAGACGGGACCCGACCGGAACCGCAGGTTCCTGCAGGACTTCAAGACACTGGCAGACGTCCTCATCCAGGAGGTCATCAAGCATGACCTGGGGAAGGag TTCCCGGAGCTGCTGGACCACATCCACGGCGAAGAGTCCAACGAGTTCAGGAGCCCTGAGG gagagaTGGTGACGGTGCGGGTGTGTGCCACGCCGGGGGACACAGCAgcgctgctgctggcagtgctggcgCCCGAGCGTGAGGCCGCGGAGCTGCTGGCGGACGCTGTGCACCGGGACGTGGCACTGGCAGACGCAGCGCTGGCCGGTGTGGAGCTGAGCATCCTCCCACAGGACCTGGCCATATGGATAGACCCCATCG ACTCCACCAACGAGTACATCCGCGGGTGCGAGGATGTGGCCCCCATCGACGGCGTCGCCCcggcagggctgtgctcagcactggtgctCATCGGCGCCTATGACCGGCATACGGGCTGCCCCGTGCTGGGCGTCATCAACGAGCCCTTCTTCCGTCGGGACCCCGTGACACGCAG GTGGCAGGGCCAGTACCACTGGGGTGTCGCATACGGGGACACACGGCTGAGCTCGCTGAGCCCCCCAGGACCGTCACCGGTGCCGCGCGTGGTGCTGAGCCGTGCTGAGGCGCCGGCGGTGCGGGCGGTGCTGGAGCCGCTCTGCGGCGGGCGCCTGCTCTTCGCTGCCGGTGCCGGGTACAAACTGCTCTGCGTCATCCTGGGCCTGGCGGACATCTACGTGCTCTCGGAGGGCAGCACCTTCGCCTGGGACGCCTGCGCCCCACACGCCATCCTGCGCGCCCTGGGCGGGGGGATCGTGGCCTTGGCGGAGGCCCTGCGGATGCGGCGAGCGCAGAGCGCCGGGACCCCCCCGGAGCTGGTTTACAACCGCCCCATAGATAGGGTGGACGGGGCCGAGCGCTGGGCAAACCGCGGCGGCCTCGTGGCCTATGTGGACCCGCAGCACCTCGAGGCCGTACTGGCTGCGCTGGCCACCGTGCCGGGGCTCTGA
- the RDH5 gene encoding retinol dehydrogenase 5 has product MWLAAALAALCWALLWLLRDRQTLPSVQDKFVLVTGCDSGFGRLLARRLARRGYRVLAACLTPAGAEALRRGCPGHLRTTLLDVTRPDSVRRATEWVRNEVGDRGLFGLVNNAGVANPIGPTEWMVLEDYRQVMAVNAFGAIDVTLRLLPLLKRARGRVVNTSSVLGRLAANGGGYCVSKYCIEAFSDSLRRDMYHFGVKVSIVEPGFFKTAVTDLESIEGSLRQLWERLAPETRLSYGEAYFQQYLKVQRFIMNLICDADLAKVTWCMEHALRARYPRTRYSAGWDAKLLWLPASYLPACIVDLVLATILPKPAHRVH; this is encoded by the exons ATGTGGCtggcggcggcgctggcggcGCTGTGCTGGGcgctgctgtggctgctgcgGGACCGGCAGACGCTGCCGTCGGTGCAGGACAAGTTCGTGCTGGTGACGGGCTGCGACAGCGGGTTCGGGCGGCTGCTGGCGCGGCGCCTGGCGCGGCGCGGGTACCGGGTGCTCGCCGCCTGCCTCACCCCCGCCGGCGCCGAGGCGCTGCGCCGCGGCTGCCCCGGGCACCTCCGCACCACCCTGCTCGACGTCACCCGCCCCGACAGCGTCCGCCGCGCCACCGAGTGGGTGCGCAATGAGGTGGGCGACAGAG GTCTCTTTGGGCTGGTGAACAACGCTGGCGTGGCCAACCCCATCGGTCCCACGGAGTGGATGGTGCTGGAGGACTATCGCCAGGTCATGGCCGTCAATGCCTTCGGGGCCATCGATGTGACGCTGcggctgctgccgctgctgaAGCGGGCGCGGGGCCGTGTGGTCAACACCTCCAGCGTCCTGGGCCGCCTCGCGGCCAACGGCGGCGGCTACTGCGTGTCCAAGTACTGCATCGAGGCCTTCAGCGACAGCCTGAG GCGCGACATGTACCACTTCGGGGTCAAGGTGAGCATCGTGGAGCCCGGGTTCTTCAAGACGGCGGTGACGGACCTGGAGAGCATCGAGGGGTCCCTGCGGCAGCTCTGGGAGCGGCTGGCGCCCGAGACGCGCCTCAGCTATGGGGAGGCCTATTTCCAGCAGT ACCTGAAGGTGCAGAGATTCATCATGAACCTCATCTGTGACGCGGACCTGGCCAAGGTGACGTGGTGCATGGAGCATGCGCTGCGCGCCCGCTACCCGCGCACCCGCTACAGCGCGGGCTGGGACGCcaagctgctctggctgcccgCCTCctacctgcctgcctgcatcGTGGACCTCGTCCTGGCCACCATCCTGCCCAAGCCGGCCCACCGCGTCCACTGA